GATCCGCTCCGACAGCAGCACGGCCTCGGCAAGGTCGACCACAGCGCGCTCGATCCGGCCGGCCAATGTATCGGCGCGCGCCATCACCGCCGGCAGCTTCTCGAATGCCTCGCCGACCGCGAGCGGCACCGGGTGGCCATTGGCGATCTCCAGCGCGGCGCGCACCACATAGCGGTCGGCCAGTCGGCGTAGCGGCGCGGTGGCATGGGCATAGGGGGCCGCTACCGCTGCATGCCAGGGGAGGGTCCCGTCGCGCCATGGCATATAGGCCGCGCCAGGCCCGGCGCGCCGGATCGCAAGCATGAACCGCGCCTCGGCTGGACGGGTGGGATCGAGCCGTCGTTCGAGCTGCTCGAGCGTCATCTCTGGCGGCCAGCCTATGCCGAGCGCGCCGGCGGTCAGGCGGAGCTTCGCCACGGCGCGTTCATCGGGCTCGGCCATCACCCGGAACAGGCCGGTGCGATGCGCGTGCAGCGCCGCCGCCACCGCGAGGTTGGTGGCCAACGACAGCGCGGCATTGTCCGCCTCGGACTTCAGGCGCGGGCGGAAGGCTAGATCGAAGCCATCCCCGGGCAGCAGTACGACCTCCTGCTCCGGCGGATCGACGCGGACCGCGCCGCGCGCCGCCTCGGCCGCCTGGGCGCGCCGGGCAAGCTCGACGAAATCGGGCGGCAGCTGATCGGGCGTCACATTGTCATAGGCCAGCTTGGCGCGGCTGCGGATGATCGCGCGCTCAGCGCCGTCCAAGGTCGCGAGGCCAGCCGGATCGATCCGGACGGTGAAGACCACCGCCGGGCGTGGCCCATCGGGCAGCAGGCTGGCCGCGCCCTCGCTCAGTTGTGGCGGATAAAGGCC
The sequence above is drawn from the Rhizorhabdus dicambivorans genome and encodes:
- a CDS encoding RNB domain-containing ribonuclease; amino-acid sequence: MKVIADPGKALARGLGAIREEFQVPPGFPPEVIAAAETAARRVPDQHADRTDRPFVTLDPASSTDLDQAFAIEPAGADLLLHYAIADVGWFVADGDPLDREAWRRGETLYLPDGKAGLYPPQLSEGAASLLPDGPRPAVVFTVRIDPAGLATLDGAERAIIRSRAKLAYDNVTPDQLPPDFVELARRAQAAEAARGAVRVDPPEQEVVLLPGDGFDLAFRPRLKSEADNAALSLATNLAVAAALHAHRTGLFRVMAEPDERAVAKLRLTAGALGIGWPPEMTLEQLERRLDPTRPAEARFMLAIRRAGPGAAYMPWRDGTLPWHAAVAAPYAHATAPLRRLADRYVVRAALEIANGHPVPLAVGEAFEKLPAVMARADTLAGRIERAVVDLAEAVLLSERIGQTFHAVATEADGKGAKVQLCDMAVVARVTGSGIEPGAALQLRLTAVDVVRRTVAFERV